In Paramormyrops kingsleyae isolate MSU_618 chromosome 13, PKINGS_0.4, whole genome shotgun sequence, a single window of DNA contains:
- the LOC111846719 gene encoding cortexin-2 yields the protein MCNIHFNHSLAPMSGSDIMGYSLTLEQKTAFAFVGMLLVFLGLLIVRCFRILLDPYSSMPSSTWADGVEGLEKGTFEYALA from the coding sequence ATGTGTAACATTCACTTCAACCACTCCCTCGCCCCAATGAGTGGCAGTGACATCATGGGATACTCTCTGACTCTGGAACAGAAGACGGCCTTTGCGTTTGTGGGCATGTTGCTGGTGTTCCTGGGGCTGCTTATAGTCAGGTGCTTCCGAATCCTCCTGGATCCCTACAGCAGCATGCCCTCCTCTACATGGGCAGACGGCGTGGAGGGCTTGGAGAAGGGCACCTTTGAGTATGCTCTAGCCTAA
- the LOC111846714 gene encoding deoxyuridine 5'-triphosphate nucleotidohydrolase isoform X1 codes for MFSANTKVFKPNMPCSEVTTLENESTSPAKRGRTEDATGGRFVLKFARLSENATIPTRGSTKAAGYDLYSAYEYTLAPMDKALVKTDIQIAVPPGCYGRVAPRSGLAAKNFIDVGAGVVDEDYRGNVGIVLFNFGKEAFQVKKGDRVAQLICERICYPELEEHESLDETARGAGGFGSTGRN; via the exons ATGTTCAGCGCAAATACAAAAGTATTTAAAC CAAATATGCCCTGCTCTGAAGTCACAACGCTGGAAAATGAATCGACTTCCCCGGCGAAGCGCGGCAGGACGGAGGATGCAACCGGAGGGAGATTCGTGCTGAAATTCGCCCGATTGTCAGAAAACGCCACAATCCCTACGAGAGGCTCCACCAAAGCTGCCGGTTACGACCTTTACAG CGCCTACGAATATACCCTGGCGCCTATGGACAAAGCGTTGGTGAAGACGGACATCCAGATCGCCGTCCCCCCGGGCTGTTACGGCAGGGTCG CTCCGCGGTCTGGATTGGCGGCGAAAAACTTCATAGATGTCGGAG CCGGCGTGGTGGACGAGGACTACAGAGGAAATGTCGGCATCGTGCTCTTCAACTTCGGGAAGGAGGCCTTTCAAG TGAAGAAAGGGGACCGCGTGGCGCAGCTGATCTGTGAGAGAATCTGCTACCCAGAGCTGGAGGAACATGAG AGCCTAGACGAAACTGCGAGGGGGGCTGGTGGCTTTGGATCGACGGGTAGAAACTGA
- the LOC111846714 gene encoding deoxyuridine 5'-triphosphate nucleotidohydrolase isoform X2: MANMPCSEVTTLENESTSPAKRGRTEDATGGRFVLKFARLSENATIPTRGSTKAAGYDLYSAYEYTLAPMDKALVKTDIQIAVPPGCYGRVAPRSGLAAKNFIDVGAGVVDEDYRGNVGIVLFNFGKEAFQVKKGDRVAQLICERICYPELEEHESLDETARGAGGFGSTGRN, encoded by the exons ATGG CAAATATGCCCTGCTCTGAAGTCACAACGCTGGAAAATGAATCGACTTCCCCGGCGAAGCGCGGCAGGACGGAGGATGCAACCGGAGGGAGATTCGTGCTGAAATTCGCCCGATTGTCAGAAAACGCCACAATCCCTACGAGAGGCTCCACCAAAGCTGCCGGTTACGACCTTTACAG CGCCTACGAATATACCCTGGCGCCTATGGACAAAGCGTTGGTGAAGACGGACATCCAGATCGCCGTCCCCCCGGGCTGTTACGGCAGGGTCG CTCCGCGGTCTGGATTGGCGGCGAAAAACTTCATAGATGTCGGAG CCGGCGTGGTGGACGAGGACTACAGAGGAAATGTCGGCATCGTGCTCTTCAACTTCGGGAAGGAGGCCTTTCAAG TGAAGAAAGGGGACCGCGTGGCGCAGCTGATCTGTGAGAGAATCTGCTACCCAGAGCTGGAGGAACATGAG AGCCTAGACGAAACTGCGAGGGGGGCTGGTGGCTTTGGATCGACGGGTAGAAACTGA
- the LOC111846714 gene encoding deoxyuridine 5'-triphosphate nucleotidohydrolase isoform X3, whose amino-acid sequence MPCSEVTTLENESTSPAKRGRTEDATGGRFVLKFARLSENATIPTRGSTKAAGYDLYSAYEYTLAPMDKALVKTDIQIAVPPGCYGRVAPRSGLAAKNFIDVGAGVVDEDYRGNVGIVLFNFGKEAFQVKKGDRVAQLICERICYPELEEHESLDETARGAGGFGSTGRN is encoded by the exons ATGCCCTGCTCTGAAGTCACAACGCTGGAAAATGAATCGACTTCCCCGGCGAAGCGCGGCAGGACGGAGGATGCAACCGGAGGGAGATTCGTGCTGAAATTCGCCCGATTGTCAGAAAACGCCACAATCCCTACGAGAGGCTCCACCAAAGCTGCCGGTTACGACCTTTACAG CGCCTACGAATATACCCTGGCGCCTATGGACAAAGCGTTGGTGAAGACGGACATCCAGATCGCCGTCCCCCCGGGCTGTTACGGCAGGGTCG CTCCGCGGTCTGGATTGGCGGCGAAAAACTTCATAGATGTCGGAG CCGGCGTGGTGGACGAGGACTACAGAGGAAATGTCGGCATCGTGCTCTTCAACTTCGGGAAGGAGGCCTTTCAAG TGAAGAAAGGGGACCGCGTGGCGCAGCTGATCTGTGAGAGAATCTGCTACCCAGAGCTGGAGGAACATGAG AGCCTAGACGAAACTGCGAGGGGGGCTGGTGGCTTTGGATCGACGGGTAGAAACTGA